TTCAAAGGAACAAACATTCATTCCAAAAAAAACAAGGATACGAAAGCAGAACTACTAACTTCCCTTCTCTACTTATGGCAACTTTTCCTCTATGGTGCACTAGTTCAGCCTTCGAATAACTCTCCCAACATCTCTTCTAGCTTCTTGGGAGTGACTCCTGGTGTGCTGATGCTGCTATCCTCCAAGAATTGTGTAGAGACTGGAATGACTTTCTCGACTATGGCTTTCCGCAGCATTTTCCTCATAGCAGGGTCTGGTACCTTCCAGAGCTTTTGCGCGGCGTAGGTCTTATGAAATTTTGATTGGAACTCTGTCATAGGTAAGTGTCTAGTGAAGCAACAAGGTGTAGCAGGATCACACAAGCATTTCATCACCGGTTCCCAAGACACTAGGAGATAGCCATTTATGTAGTCGTCAATTCTGCGGGTAAGGACGGGCATGGGGAAATCCACTAAGCGCAACATGAAGTAGGAATTGTTGATCAAGAATAGGAACCTGAGACTCTGATCTGCGAACCAAGACTTCGACTTGCTAGCAAGCTTATCTTCTGTCGAATGGACCATCTCCATGATCAGGTTGGTCAGATGGCTCACACTTTCATTGTCATGCTTAAATTCACCACGGAGATATGCGTCATCCAAAATGCGATCCAGTGACCAGTAATTGGCCCAGAGCACCTTGGTGTAGCTTATTATGGAACGCGTGACCTTGTGAATGTCGCTTGAACCGCAAGGGTGGCCGTTGTCTTCTGCCGTCCATGCTGCGGTACCAGTCATCATGTCAACCATTGTGTTCCACATGGCCTCATCCAGCTTGGCGAGCTCTGTTGATACGTTCTCCCTCATTGTACCACCAGTAGATTGTACGCAGGGTGAAGAAGAGAATAATGATGACAGTATTTGTTCTGAGGCCATGGAAAGAGCATCGCTCACGTCTATAAGTACCTGGAGCTtctcagctgctgctgctgcctccggCCTATCGCTGGTTCTCGCGGCAGCAGCAATAATGGCATCAACGAAAGGGAGCATCTTCAACATTGTTGCTTCAACAAGAAGTGCAAACTCGGAAGCAAGTGGCTTCTTGCTCGTTCCTTCGTCTCGGTCCTGGCTGCACCATACATCAAAGCATCTAGAGATGGATTCATTGATATCCTGTAGAGCCAGGATCCAACTCTCTGCAAAAAAATGGAACTGCTGCCAGATACGGATGCTCCCTGCAGATTCATCGATTTTGGATTCGTGGAGAACCCAGCCGACATCCAGCTCTGAGAGCCACTTCTCCAAGGCACCGAGATTATTACCGTCGCGGAATTCCATGACTAGGCCCTTGAGATGCTCGAGCTTCCTCACCCAGCCTTCCTCGATTACTTTGCccacatccagttcctccacGTTCTCCTCCACGACCGGCGCCGTGGGTAGAACCATGGACGAATTGAAAGCACGAGGCCGATCTTCGGCTGAATCGGATGATTTGGTGACAGTGGTGGTGGTACCTGAAGCTGAAGTGCTGCTCTCACAATAGGTAGGCTGCAGCAAACCGCCTCCTCCGtcgacgtcgccggcggcggcggctctcgGCGGTGCAGAAGAAAAGACTCTCGACCTAATCCATGCTCCCCGCCACACGGAGGCAATCGCCATGCGAGTAAGACAGCTAGTTGCAATGTGTCAGTAGATATATTTGAGGACGGACGCACGCACCTGGCCAGACATTCGCATAGAAATGCTGATGAAATTTGGTTTCATGTTTCAAAGGATCAACTGCAAGGAGTCCACAAAAGTGTCCTTGACTTGACTTGTATGCCAGTGTAGTAGATGGAAGCTTCCTTTTCCAAACAATAGTCTAGATGTGATCTCATGACAGAAATTCAGGACGCGTTGTTGATTTTTGACCCCCGACATGACCTGTATTCCTCTGTAGCCTCACTTCATCAGAGCCTGTGAGTGACAGACGTAGTGCACTCCTCCAACCAGTCATATGAAAGCAATGATGATACTGATGGCGTTACTTTCCTTTTCTAATAAAAAATTAATCTTCCAACCAGTCATAAGATCACTAAGAAAACTGCACTGCTCTCTGACCGCTAACCGTAACCATTTTTGTGTGGGAAGCTACACATGAAGCAGCGAATGTAGCCATCAACAAAAGAACCATCAAGCCACCATGTGAAGCCAGAGCAAGTGTCATGGATAATAACTAATTAATACTGGATCCACCTCCTCTTCAGCTGATTtttcattttatgatttttctgtAATTTACTATGGTTTTCTCAAAGATTCAGCAGAAATAAATTTTAAAACAAAAAAGATAAAAATTGCGCCACTGTAGCAAAACCACCTGGGGGTATTATTTGACCGGTTTTGGAAAGTTTATCCGATTTTATAGTTGGGGGATGAAGTAGTCCACATAAATAGTTGAGGGTTATACAGACTTTTCCCTTTCCTTAGCCAGCGAGCGAGAGAGAGACGTGCCGGGTTAGTTTGGGCTCGGGGCGTGCTAGGTCAAGAAGGGAGTTGGGCCATGTTAGTTTTGGCCCGAGTGGGACATTAAAGGAAAAGGAGGAGGAAAAGTTTAGGAAAAAAAGGGTAAATGTTGTTGGGCCGAGATATAAAGCAAGGAGGTTTCGGCCCATTACTACTTGAAGTTTGACATTTATCTTAGGAGGTTCCAAGGGTTTGGTTGTTGAATTCAAGATTCGAGCGAGCAAGGTTGTAAAATACTAATCAGATGAAACTTGTAACATGTAAGCTTTCCGTCTGCTACAAACACCTCTTGATCAGATAGTCAAGTCATCTGAAGATAcaatactccaaaaccaaaatGCAAACACTGAACGCACATGGAGACAATAAACAGTTGCACTTGCACCGCCTTATCCTAGCTAACTTGGTCTGTTTCATTGGCTACTTGTTCATCCTTCAAATAGCTCTTGCAACATGTCCATCAGACGATCCTGGGGAGAGCTGATATTATTGCACTCCAGGTATTTTGTCTTTCTCAGTGACAGCTACCCGCAGCCTTCTCCTCAGCTCCCTGCAAAATGCAGCAAGTTCATGTAAGAGGGACTTGATATACTCGAGCTTCTTCTCCGAGAGCTCGCCGCCGTCCCGGCAGCTCATCAGATCAAGGCCACGGGAGGACGACTGCGGGGACGGGGCGAAGGTGAAGCACCCGGATGTGTTCGTGTAGGGGGAGGGGGTGGAGTAGTAGCCGGTACCTGGGGTGCAAGAGATCATTGATTGTTTTATCTGGATGCAAGAGTATTGCAGATTCCAACTGTTCCCATGTCCCAGGCAAGATCACATGCCTCTTGGCCTGCAGCACGCGCGGTTCGTATAGCGAATGAAGCAGCGTAGAACAGGGTAAGACGTTTTATTGTTACAGAgataaaaaggaaaaaaaaacgaAAACGGTATGTATGGTATGGTGCTTGCTTGCTGCATGGAGGTTTTGACATTTGATTATGCATTTCTATATGTCGAGCAACCGTTGCATGAAAACTCGCACGTTTTACACTGTGCGAATGCTTGCGAGCATGCCATGGAATCGATATTAAATCAAACTCGACCGCCCCGATGCAACATGCAAGAAGAGATTAACCGAACTAACTAATTTCAAGCAGAGGCATGAGGCGCATGTACAAGTTAACAACTGCTACGCGTATTGTATGCGCAGTTTTCCTTTTTACATGATGGTAAAACTTAGCTGCTCACAATTAGTTGGTAAAACAAACTTAGTTGTAAAATACTCGGCTGTTTAATTGTCTATATAATATGCAACCGTGGCGAGTCGAGTTACGTTCACCAAAACTTCACAATTAAATTCATGCTGATCAACATAGCTACAGACAGAGGGTCGATCTGTACACAGGCAGGGACCAATCTTTGCCAAAAAGAACCCAATCTTATTTTCTTGTTGCCGTAATATAATCACATACATATAAGCACATGATGCTGTAGCTCATGAATACTGATCGCAGCCTAAAAAATA
The genomic region above belongs to Panicum hallii strain FIL2 chromosome 4, PHallii_v3.1, whole genome shotgun sequence and contains:
- the LOC112888791 gene encoding uncharacterized protein LOC112888791; the protein is MAIASVWRGAWIRSRVFSSAPPRAAAAGDVDGGGGLLQPTYCESSTSASGTTTTVTKSSDSAEDRPRAFNSSMVLPTAPVVEENVEELDVGKVIEEGWVRKLEHLKGLVMEFRDGNNLGALEKWLSELDVGWVLHESKIDESAGSIRIWQQFHFFAESWILALQDINESISRCFDVWCSQDRDEGTSKKPLASEFALLVEATMLKMLPFVDAIIAAAARTSDRPEAAAAAEKLQVLIDVSDALSMASEQILSSLFSSSPCVQSTGGTMRENVSTELAKLDEAMWNTMVDMMTGTAAWTAEDNGHPCGSSDIHKVTRSIISYTKVLWANYWSLDRILDDAYLRGEFKHDNESVSHLTNLIMEMVHSTEDKLASKSKSWFADQSLRFLFLINNSYFMLRLVDFPMPVLTRRIDDYINGYLLVSWEPVMKCLCDPATPCCFTRHLPMTEFQSKFHKTYAAQKLWKVPDPAMRKMLRKAIVEKVIPVSTQFLEDSSISTPGVTPKKLEEMLGELFEG